One Gimesia aquarii DNA segment encodes these proteins:
- a CDS encoding aldehyde dehydrogenase family protein — MMEPTTLHQQERSDSNQPDIDRALEDLTEANRMSVGFSVEQRIQLTEQCLQSLSEAAPEWVALSCQAKQIPEGSRVRAEEVLAGPVSVARFLQILLINLKAVRSSGEPFLPGAVFQSLEKQQRVPVFPTIGLYDAIVFSGLKAEAWLKQNEESASLFNLEQLERTNSEPLPLTLVLGAGNVSAIPATDVLTKILQEGERVLLKMNPVNAYLKPVFEQAFKPLMDEGLLRIVCGDARDGAYLVEHPSIDRIHITGSTQTHDAIVWGSDPTEQETRKQNNQPRINVPITSELGNVSPWIVVPGEYSEKQLRFQAENIAASIANNASFNCLATKVIVIATHWQQRDQFLSMIQKQLDQIPRRYAYYPGAAERWERFAGEVPDDKEYLPWKLIRDADPQTSPQLFREESFVCVCAETGLEADSDTDFLEQAVNFVNQEVWGTLCATITVPNQFQKSQREFLDHCVSRLHYGAVGINHWPALNYAFMSTPWGGAPGGDLKNVASGMGNVHNTYFLRDVEKTVLYGPLTLIPKPVWFPSHPNPESVGWQLLKLYTQPSLMNLSRVGLSVLFK, encoded by the coding sequence CTGACTGAAGCCAACCGAATGTCGGTTGGCTTTTCAGTCGAACAGCGTATCCAGTTGACGGAACAATGTTTGCAAAGTCTTTCCGAAGCGGCTCCAGAATGGGTCGCGCTTTCCTGTCAGGCAAAGCAAATTCCAGAAGGCAGTCGGGTGCGTGCTGAAGAGGTACTGGCAGGGCCCGTTTCGGTGGCCCGTTTCCTTCAGATCTTGTTGATTAATTTAAAGGCTGTTCGGAGTTCCGGCGAACCTTTTTTACCGGGGGCCGTTTTCCAATCACTGGAAAAACAACAGCGCGTGCCCGTCTTTCCGACGATTGGACTTTATGATGCGATTGTGTTCTCTGGATTAAAGGCGGAAGCCTGGCTAAAGCAGAATGAGGAATCTGCGTCGCTGTTTAACCTCGAGCAATTGGAGCGAACAAATTCTGAACCGCTTCCTTTAACATTAGTACTGGGTGCAGGGAATGTGTCTGCGATTCCTGCGACGGACGTCTTGACGAAAATATTGCAGGAGGGCGAACGCGTTCTTCTCAAAATGAATCCGGTGAATGCTTACCTGAAACCTGTGTTCGAACAGGCATTCAAACCATTAATGGATGAGGGGCTCTTACGAATCGTTTGTGGCGACGCACGCGATGGAGCGTATCTGGTAGAACATCCTTCGATTGATCGAATTCATATTACAGGGTCGACACAAACTCACGACGCCATTGTCTGGGGAAGCGATCCGACGGAACAGGAAACCCGGAAACAGAATAATCAGCCCCGTATCAATGTGCCCATTACGAGTGAACTGGGAAATGTTTCGCCGTGGATTGTAGTTCCCGGTGAATACTCAGAAAAACAACTCCGTTTTCAGGCCGAGAATATTGCGGCATCGATTGCCAATAATGCATCATTTAATTGTCTCGCTACGAAAGTCATCGTCATAGCCACGCATTGGCAGCAGCGAGATCAATTTCTGTCAATGATCCAAAAACAGTTAGATCAAATTCCGAGACGCTATGCTTATTATCCAGGTGCGGCAGAACGCTGGGAACGATTTGCTGGTGAAGTTCCCGATGATAAAGAGTATCTTCCCTGGAAATTGATTCGAGATGCAGATCCTCAAACGTCTCCCCAGTTATTTCGGGAAGAATCATTTGTCTGCGTTTGTGCCGAGACCGGTTTGGAAGCGGATTCAGATACTGATTTTCTGGAACAGGCAGTCAACTTTGTAAATCAAGAGGTTTGGGGAACCCTTTGTGCTACGATTACGGTTCCGAATCAATTTCAGAAGTCGCAGCGGGAGTTTCTGGACCATTGTGTGTCTCGTTTGCACTATGGTGCTGTCGGGATTAATCATTGGCCCGCGTTGAACTATGCATTCATGTCGACTCCCTGGGGAGGTGCGCCAGGGGGCGATCTGAAAAATGTCGCCAGTGGCATGGGGAATGTGCACAACACCTATTTTCTCAGAGACGTTGAGAAAACCGTTTTATATGGACCGCTGACTTTAATTCCCAAACCGGTTTGGTTCCCCTCACATCCCAATCCGGAATCAGTGGGTTGGCAACTCTTAAAGTTGTACACCCAACCTTCGTTAATGAATCTATCAAGAGTCGGGCTTTCAGTACTATTCAAGTAA